In Nitrospira sp., the genomic window TGCGGCAAGACTCATCTTTCCGGCTCCAACCAGCGCACCTGCAGCAACGAGGAGTGGAAGGGCAGGAAGCGGGAAACCGATCTGCTCGACGAAGACCACCCAAAACAGGACCGACGCTCCATGCTCGGCGAGGAAATCAAAGGTATTCATAGCCGATGGCGTCCTCCGGCTCAGGCACTCCGGAAACGAGAGAACCGCGCAAAGAGAATCGCGGCGAAGGGCAGCGCGAGACCCAACACCGTCTGCACGATGAGCAAGGTGCCCAGTTGGGTGTAATCGTCCGGCGTCTGAATCGCATTGGTGACCGGATCCCGTACCTCTCTGGTCACCACAAAGAGCTCATTAAGATATTTCGTTCCGAGCTGACTGAGAGACAGCGCGAGATTCGTGAAAGAGGCCATCACGGCAAAATACGTGGCCTTGAGATTGGTCGGGGCGGAGTTCGCAATCCAGGCCAGCATGGGAATCATGGAGATTTGGCCTAGCGGCGATTCCAGCGCCGTATTCACGAGAGCGATAAACCGTGCATCGACCACGCCGCCGGTCAGCGCCGCGGTCCATTCGTGAAGTCCGTAATACATGCTGACAATGGGGAGTCCGAGGACAAACGCCGCTACGGTGAGAAAGCCGACGACATAGGCAATGGATCGTTCCGCCATAAACCGGCGAAAAAGAAACATGCCGGCCAGCGTCAGGGCACTGCCGATGAGCGACAACACCGAGAGAAACTGTTGATCGAATTTGAGCTTGTCGATCATCCACCAGGTCGCGCCTTCGCCGGGCCCCGGTACCGATCGAAACACAAACACCACCAACGCCGTGCCCACGAGAACATGCCTGGCGTCGGGAGTCAGTTCACGAGTCAGGCGGACCATCAAGACCGACACGATGGCCATCGATCCGGCAAAGACGATCTCTTCGTTGAACGGAAAATCCGCCACACCCACCGTGAGGGTAAACAACACGAACAACAGGCTGCCTCCCAAAATCCACCAATTGGGCCTGGTCGGTTCCACAGGCCTGTCCAGCAGCGCGGCAACCTGGGCTGACGTCATACCCTGGCTCTGGAGCCGGCGTTTCGCTCGCAACCGGAGAATCGACGCGGTGATCACCCCGAGTACCGACACGGCCGGGATGGTCAGGGCCAGGAGATAGACATGCTGATAGATCTCCGCGACCTTTTCTTTCGGCAGATTCTCGACACCCGTGAACAGGTACAGATTGATGAACGCCACCAGAATCCCGCCGCTGATGATGGCCACTCGACCGAGTGTCTGCATCGTCGTGTGCATCAGCTTGAGCCTGGCTTCCTCGATGGGAAGGCCCCGCTCGTCGACTCTCGGAACCGCCTCAACCGTCATGGCATCGGCAACCGTGTCTTGAATCACATAGCCGATCGGTGCCAGAAGCGCGCTCAGCACGTACCAGATTTCCGCCGGCATCACGGCAATCATCGCTTCGCGATGACCGATCAAGCCGACCATGATGAGCAGACTGGCCGCAATGACTCCCGCGCCGAGATATACGAGCAGGCTTTTCCAGCGCCACAGAAGATCCACCAGATGCCCGAACGGCATTTTGAGCGCCCAGGGAATGCCGGCCCAAAACCCCAATGCCGCGAGAAAGGCGGCGGAGAGGCCCAGATAATCTTTCACAAAAAAAGTGCCGACGATGCCGGTGAGCCCGGAAATACCGGCAGCCATGTAGACCATGAGCGGGGGGAGATAAGAAAGTTGGAAGTCGCGGGCGAGTTCCAGGATATTGCGGTCGATCCAGCGGGATACGGCAGTCATCATATCGGCGTAACCGGGAAGGGCACGAACATGTTCATCTTCTCCTTCTCTGTTACCCGTACCGGACAGGCATTTGCAAGCAGCGCGGTAGCCCGATGAGAAGGACCGTGATCGGGAGACCAGGGCCCTTCTCGGTCATGGACGACTCCGTTATTGCGGAAACTCGATGGGCGCTGCCACCTGTTGCCAGCCTTCGCCATTCAGGGATCGCAAGAAGGCCACCACATCCTGCTGTTCTCCGTTGGAGAGTTCGAGCGGAATGATCGTATTGTCCTGGTGAGGGTTCGAAATCCCGCCCTGATTGTAAAATTTCACCACTTCCTCCAGCGTTCCGAAGCGGCCATCGTGCATGTAGGGGGCAGTCCTCGCGATCTCCCGCAACGTCGGCGTCTTGAAGGCGCCGATGTCTTCGGGATTCTTGGTCACCATGTAGCGGCCCAGGTCCACGCTGTTGGTATCCCAGCCGATGCCGAGGTTATGGAATTTCTCGTCCGAGAAGTTGAAGCCGGAGTGGCAACGCGTGCAGCGGGCTTTGCCGCGGAACAATTCCAGGCCTCGTTTGGCCGAATCGGTCAAGGCTTGCTCCTCGCCGCCGACGTCGAATCGATCCGCAGGACTATTGCCGGAGACCAGCGTCCGTTGAAAACTGGCGATCGCCTTGCCGATGTTCTTCTCGGTAATCTCGTCGTGGAACACCTCTTCGAACAGCTTGCGGTAGCCACTGATTTTTTTCATCTTCGCCGTCATTTCATCATAATCGAGAAAGCCATGTTCAACCGGATTGACGAACGGCCCAGTCGATTGCTCTTCGAGAGTCTGGGCGCGGCCATCCCAAAATTGCACCTTGCTATAGACGCGGTTGATGGCTGTGGGGGCGCTGCGGCCACCCTGCAGTCGATTGATTCCCATGGAGACGGCTTGTCCGTCGGTGAACGCCAATCCAGGCATGTGGCAGTTCGCGCACGCCACGGTGTTGGTCTTGGACAGCCGTTTATCAAAAAACAAAATCCGCCCCAGCTCGATCTTCTTGGCTGTCTGCGGATTGTCAGTCGGAATGTAGGCCGCAGGATCTTCCAATCCCAGCAGCACGGCCTGCGTGGTCGTACTAGACCCACCAGGGGACGGCGCAGACGAATCACCCAGGACTTTCGTGGCCGCCATACCCATCGCTCCGACCATGATACCTGCCGCCATCCCCGCGACCCATCTCACCCTTCTCGTTCCCATGATCCCTCCATCTTCTTTCCCATTCGATGCGAGTCACACAGTGATCACCGAAACATCAACGTCGAACCGGGTCGGTCCTGTCGATCCAGGTGTTGTTCGACCTTCTTGACGAAGGCATCATCTGACAGCGCCCTGCCCTGGTCTTCCGCAAAGGCCACCCTTTCATGACCGGCTTGTTTTGCCGGCGCAGCACAGCCCTGCAACAGAACCATGAAGCACCCGATTCCTATGAGAGCTATGACCTGTCGCATACTTCGCCTCCTTGTGGTTGCCATCTCATGAACGACACGATACCGGTTGCAGAACCATCAGTCCAATTGATAGTGTATTGCTCGACGATTAGATACATTTATCATGGAGGTCTTCCGGTCCATGACCCTCACTGAACTGCAGTACATCGTCGCCCTTGCTCAGGAACGGCATTTCGGCCGGGCAGCCGAACGCAGTTTCGTGACGCAACCGGCGCTGAGTCTGGCCATCAAAAAGTTGGAGGAGGAATTAGGCGTGGCAATCTTTGAGCGGCGCAGAAATCAGGCGGTGCTCACGCCACTGGGGGAACAGATCGTTCACCAAGCCCAACGGGTGCTGGAAGAGGTGGACCACATCAAGCTGCTTGCGGCCCAAGGGAAGAATCAGCTGGTGGGAGCCTTACGGCTCGGCGCCATCTCCACGGTAGGCCCGTATCTGCTGCCGGATCTCGTGCCTCTCCTGCACAAGCGGGCGCCGGAGATGCCGCTGGAAATCGAGGAGAATTTGACGGTGAATCTCACGGCTATGTTGAAGAGCGGAAAGCTCGACGTCATCATGATCGCCCTGCCGTTTGAGGAGCCGGGAATTCTGGTGCAGGCCCTGTACGACGAACCATTCAAAGCCGTGGTACCGGCAGATCATCGGCTGGCAAAAAAGGGGACAATCGATCCCTCGGCCATGACCGGTGAGCGCGTCTTGCTTCCCCATGCCGGTCATTGCTTCAGGCACCAGGTGCTGGAGGCCTGTCCGGAACTCAGTCGATCGGATTCCGAAGGCTTGCAGGGGAATTCGCTGGAGACGATTCGCCAGATGGTGGCTTCAGGTCTGGGCATTACCGTCATGCCCTCCAGCGCCGTCACCAGCCGACATCTGAACAAACGGCTCACCGTATTGGAGTTCACGAAACCGGTGCCTGAGCGGCGCATCGCCCTGGCCTGGCGCAAGGGCTTTGCGAGGCCGGCCGTCATGACGGCGATTCAGGACGCGGTGGGAATGTTAAAGATCGCGGGGCTGGAGCCGATCCCCGCAACGGCCTGAGCGTCAACGTTGAACTCGTTGCCTACGGAAGATCAGGTCGTCGAGCGCTGCACGCATCTCTTGCTGAGACAAGCGTATCCGTCCTCCATGACCGGCCAGTACCCATTCAAACGGATAGGATGCCAAGGTCGCGATCGATCGGCGCAACGCGTCCGCGTTCCAGACCAACTGCTGCGGAGCATTCAACTCATTGGTCTCGGGATCCCACCAGAGATGGTCGCCTGTAAATAAGAACCGGTTCCGGTAGAGAAGACAGAGGCTGCCTGCCGTATGGCCGGGGACGGGAATGATCTCAAACATGTCGCCATACGATTGGGCATGCGAACCATCGATGATCACTTCTGCACCGGGCATCGCATGCGCATCTGCGCGGTGAATGATCCGTTTCGCTCCGAATCGCCGCGCGTATCTGGCGGCATCGGCCACGTCGTCTTCATGCGTCAGAAAGATGTACGCAATCCCGCCCATCCGGTCGAAGGCCTCGACCAGCGGCTTGAGATACCGCGGCGAATCGATCAACCAGTTGCCATCCGGATGCCGCACGAAGAAGCTGTTGGCGCCGAAAGACTTTTCTGAATTGTACCCGCTGTAATAGACCTCATCTTCCACGAGGAGGGGAAAATCGGCCTTCGCGGCATTCAACGAGAGTGTATCGCTCTGCTCGGTTCCAATCGAACCGGTTGGGCAGGCGAGGAGGGCACGGTACGCCTCCCCAACTTCCTGGGCAGTGACCGGTTGATTCACCACAGCTGAATAGTCTCCGACTTCCTCGAAACTGGCAGGGGCCAGCTGCCGGCACGCGTCGCAATTGATGCAGGTGGCATCGACGTAGAAGTTGCCGGGACGATTCGCGTCTAGTCGCTTATGCGGGTCGGCCATTTGAGATTCGCCTTGTCGAGGGTTTCGACAGGAGCGCTCCGGTTCGCATGGCTTTTGCCTGGTCGACTGCGCGCCAGAGATACCAGGCAGCTGCAGTACGATACGGCCGCCAACGTTCCCCATATCGTAACAGCTCTTGAGGGGTCGGCATCACCGCTTTCTTATAGGCGATCCGGAATCCATTACGCACGCCGAAGTCATCGACCGGCAGGACATCAGGACGGCCCAGCTGAAAGATCAGCAACATCTCGACGGTCCACCGGCCAATGCCTCGCACCGCCATGAGCCGCTCGACAATGGCGTCATCCTCGAGCCGCCGAATGACCGCTGCGGTCGGGACGGTGCCGTCGATGGCCTTCACCGCCAAATCCTGCAGCGCAGCAACCTTCGCGCGAGAGAATCCTGCTTCCCGAATCCTCTCCGGTTCCAACGCCAACACATCGGACGGCTGCGGAAACCGACGACCCGGACACAAGGCCATAAACCTCGCGAGAATACACTCCGCTGCCTTTGCATGGAGTTGTTGATAGGCAATGGCACGGACCAGTGACTCGAATGGAGAGCGTCGATGGGGGAGCGGCAGCGCATAGGGGCCGACCTCTGCGATCAGGCCTTTCATCACCGGATCGATGCGGCACAGATGAGCCATTTCCGGTGACAGCCTGCTCATCCACTCCTCGGTGTGTACTTTGCCTGCAATGTCAGCACCAGCACGGCCTATTGGATGCGCAAACTGGCGGTCCGGCAAGGCCGCAGCGAGGTCCACGGCGCGAAGAATACTGAGCGCCAGGTTTGTGGACGCCGGCGAGACGGTGAGCCGGCCCTGTCCAAGAGGCTCCACGTACTTGCCTGGTACGTGGAGCCTCTGCGCGACGCGAGAACGCCGCTGGCCGTCATTTTCCGCATCCGGCTACCCGATGATGGCGTCGGCTTCGATTTCAACCAGCATGTCCGGATCGATCAAGCGCTTCACCTCCACCATGGTGGTCGCAGGCCTGATCGCCCCGAAGACTTCACCATGCGCTCGGCCGACTTCCTGCCATTGATCGATGTTGGCCATATAGATACGTGTCCGCACGACATCCGCGATCGATGCACCGGCCTGCACGAGCGCCGCTTCAATCGTTTTCAACGCTTGGATGGTTTGGGCATAGGGATCATCTTTTCCCACAAGCCCCGCGCCTGTCATTGCGGTCGTACCGGAAACCTGCACGGATTGCCCAACACGTACGGCGCGTGAATAGCCGATTTTTGCTTCCCATGGTCCCCCTGTCGACACATTGCGTCTGCTCATGACTCCTCCTGAATCGCCTTACATGACAATACCGCCGCCGGCCTGAATTGTCTGTCCCGTCAGCCACCGTGCCTCTTCACTCACCAGAAATGCCACCACATCGGCAATATCCGCCGGAAGGCCCAGGCGCTGGGTCGGAGAGCCTTGAAGACCGATCTGCCGGTACTGGTCGGTCAGGACGCCGCTGTCGGTAATCCCGGGCGACACGGCGTTCACGGTAATCCCTCTGGGAGCGAGTTCCTGGGCAATGCCCTTCGTCAATTGCTCCAACGCCCGCTTACTGCCCAAATACGCGCTGGCGCCATGAAAATGCAACTGCGTGCCGGCGGTGGTGATGTTCACGATACGCCCCTGTTCCGACAACACCTTGGACGCCTCCTGCATCGCAAAGTAGGGCCCCTTGGCGTGTAACCCGATCAATGCATCAAAATCCGCCTCAGTGGTTTCGAGAAAAGATTTCGGCGAGAACTTTCCGGCATTGTTGACCAGGATGTCCAGACGGCCGTACCGGGCAACGGTCTCCTGCACCACTCGCCGGGCCTCATCCGCACGACTCATATCGGCGTGGAGCGCCCACGCCGTTCCGCCGCGTGCTTGGATAGCAGCTACGACATCACCCGCCTGCTGCGCGCGAGTTCGATAGTGGACCACGACGGTGGCCCCCTGTTCGGCCAATCTCAAGGCGATCGCTTTGCCGATCCCGCCGGATGCTCCTGTAACAATCGCCACCTTTCCGCTCAACGACCCCATCATTGTTCCCTCTGCACCCACGAGCTCCGACCGGGCATCCGGAGATGATCCACCATCCGCCGGCACTCGCCTCCGCCCGGTCCATCTGTTACTGTTCGTCGATGAGCATTCAGCTGGATCAGACGGTCCCGTTCGGCCGTTCGTTGCGCGAGTACGAATTGATGTTCTCGCTGAGCGCATCCGACCGTCGATGCCGCATTCTGGATTGCGCCGCCGGACCAGCCAGCTTCAATGCCGAACTCACGGCCGCCGGTGGCACGGTCTGCTCGTTCGACCCACTGTATCAATTCACCGGAGCAGAGATCCAACGGCAATTCTTCTCCACCCTGGATCATGTGATCGAGCAGGTGCGAGCGACGCCGCAGAATTGGGTCTGGACGTATCATCGCGACCCGGAGGATCTGCGACGGAACCGGATCACGGTCATGGACGCATTTGTCGCCGATTACCGCGAGGGGAGGGGAACGGACCGGTATGTCTGTGGTTCCTTGCCGGCCTTGCCGTTCGAGCGCGACGCGTTCGACCTTGCCCTCTCGTCCCATTTTCTGTTTCTGTACTCAGACCACTTCTCCCAGACGTTCCACTTGGACTCGGTTCGTGCGCTGATGCGGGTCGCGCGTGAGGTCCGGATCTTCCCGTTGATCGCCCTGAGAGCCGAACGGTCGCAACATCTCGAGCCGGTCTGCAACCAATTGCAACACGATGGGTACCAAGTCTCGATCGAACAGGTGGGATATGAGCTTCAACGCGGGGGGAATGACATGCTACGCGTGCGTCGACCGTAACCAGGTCGGGACGCCTTCAGTCAGTCGGCCAATCCGGGGGCACGTCCCAGCGCCCGATGGATACGATCTCTCTCACGGACTTTCGCTCTCGAGATGCCAGCTCCCGCTGACGCAACCGCTCATCCAATATCGCCGGATCACCCGAATACCCGACCGCGATCATCGCCACCGGTTCATACCCCGCCGGAATTTTGAGCTCAACCCTTGCCATCTCTCTGTCGAAGCCCGCCATCTGATGCGCAACCAATCCCATCGCCGTGGCCTGCAGTGAGAGACTCAGTGCGGCCATGCCGGTGTCGTGCCAGGCATGCCGGTTCGGCGTCCCGTTCTCCTCAAAGTTCATCCGCGCCACAGAGAGAAGCAGCACCGGCGCCCGGAACGCCCATTTCTTATTGCTTTCCTTGAGACAGGCCAACAGCCGGTCATACGCTGGCGGATCGGCCTTGGTCCCGACGACGAACTGCCAGGGCTGTTCGTTGCTCGATGACGGCGCCCACCTAGCCGCTTCAAACAGGCTTCTCAATTTTTCCGGTTCGACCATCCGTTCCGAAAAGGCTCGCGGGCTCCATCGACGCCTCAGCAGATCATGAATGGGAGAGTGCGTCTCAGCGGGCTTTTCCATGAACGCTCCTTCTGTGAATTATTCTGTTGTCCGGGCGGGTGAGGCCAACTTGCGCACGACGCGTGCTGGATTGCCGACTGCGACACAATCGGCGGGGACCGAGTGGACCACTACGCTGCCCGCACCCACCACACTGCGATCACCGATCGTCACACCGGGTAGAATCACCGCTCCGCCGCCGATCCAGACGTCATTCCCGATCCGGATCGGTCGCGCAGATTCCAGGCCGGACCGGCGTACCTCTGCCTCGAGCGGATGCTGCGCCGTGTATAGCTGCACGGCAGGGCCGACTTGCACGTCATTCCCGATGTCGATGAGAGCACAGTCGAGAAAAATGCCATGATAGTTGATGAACACGTTCCGGCCGAGGTGGATGTTGTAGCCGTAATCGCACGTGAACTGCGGCATGATGACGGTTCCATCTCCGACGGAACCCATGAACTCACGAAGCAGTGACAGCAGTAGATCCGGCGCGCCATCCGTGATGGCATTATAGCGAGCGAGCATCATCTGCGCCCGGCGACGCTCCAGGGTGAGCTCCCCCGACGATGCGCGATACAGCTCCCCGGCTAACATGTTGCGCTTGTCGCTTTGTTCAGTCATCTTGGCACGGCGTCACTTACACCAGCGGGTCTGGGCGAACTCCGCATTCGTCCAAGTGACGCAGGAGGTCGGCGGGATCATGGTAGGTACGGTATGCACCCGCCCGTTCGAGTTCCTCTCGACCGTAGCCTCCCGACAACAGACCCACGCCGAGCGCCGATGCCCTGCGAGCGGCCAGCAGGTCCCAGACGCTATCACCGACCACGATACACTTGCCAATCGGCATATGGAGTTGCTCGGCAGCCGTCAGAAATAAATCGGGATCGGGTTTGGCGCGTTTCACTTGATCGCGAGTTACCACCGGCGTGCCGGCAGGCAACTTCAGCAACTTCAATGTATGTTGTGCGCTCTGCAGCCGTCCGCTGGTCGCGATGGCATAGGGCACACGACCCGCCGTCAGCGCATCCAGCAGATCCTGCGCGCCAGGCAGTATCCGTAGCGATGGAGCCTGTTTCACGAACGCTTCTGCGTGGACCCGCTGAATGCGCTCCGCGTCCTCCTTCGAAACCGGCCGGCCGGTTTCGCGCAGGAGGGCATGTAACATCAGACCGCCACTCATCCCGATCTGGCGATGGATCCTCCAGACCGGCAATTCGATTCCCGCGGCTTGAGTGGCTTCACGCCAGGCCAGTACATGTTGATAGACACTATCCACCAGCGTGCCGTCCAGGTCGAAGAGAAACGCGAGCCCCTCACGATCATGCACAACAGCCATACCGGTCAGCGCTCCAACTTGGCGTCCATGGTGATGGTGGTATTCAATAGGCGGGAGATGGGGCAGCCGGTTTTGGCCGCCGTGGTCGCTTTGTCCCAGGCCGCAGCATCAGCGTTTGGCACCTTCCCCCTCACGTCCAAATGAATGCCGGTGACGGTCCATCCTGCATCCAGTTTTTCCATGGTGACCGTGGCGGTCGTCGCAAGGTGATCGGCCACAAGATTCGCCGCCCCCAATTGACCGGAGAGCGCCATGGTAAAACAACCAGCATGCGCGGCGGCGATCAGCTCTTCCGGGTTCGTGCCTTTCCCATTCTCAAATCGCGTGCTGAATGAATATTGGGTCCCGTTCAAGACACCGCTGTCGGTCGAGACGGTCCCTTTGCCGGTTTTGAGATCTCCCTGCCATTGTGCCGACGCATGCCGTTTCATAAGATCCTCCAGATTTAGATATTCATCGCCTGTACGGCGCGGTACAGTCCACCGTCAGCGGACAGACCGTCCGCCTCCGCGGCATGACACCATCAGACCATCACGCGTCGTTGAATCGATCGGAGCACTGCCTACTTCTCGACGTCGAATCCGTCATCCTTCCACCAACGCCATCCGCCGTCGAGCTCCATAATGGGATAGCCCTGCTCGGCAAACTGCACGGCAGCGGTCGCGGCAAGATGACAGACCTGTGAATAACAGTAGAGCACGTTGATCTTGTCTTTTCGCAACCCTGTGAAGGAATGCCACTGATCCTTCGGTAGATTCACCGCGCCGGGGATATGCCCCTCGGCATAATCTTCCGCCGCCCGCACATCGACCACATTCACTTCCTTGTTCTTCATCATCCGCTCCAGTTCAACCGGACCGGTGGTGAAGGCCATCTTGGCCTCAAAGAATTCCTTGGCTTTTGCCGGGTCATTGGTCATCACTGGTGTTGCCATGGTCTTCCTCCCTATAGATCGGTGATCAATGTTATTCCCATGCTCCAGTGGGATGCAGGACTCGCACTTGCGTGCTGACTTCTCACGTTAGAGAGTCTCGTTGGTCTATGCAAGCGCTGATTGCCCTTTCCTGCAATCTGGCTTTACTGCACCTCCACCGTAATAGTATCGGTTGCGGCCAAATGCTCGTGATCGTGAGTCGCGGCTTGAACTGTGATCTTATGCTTGCCTTTGCTGAGACCTTTGAATGTGCCGGGAAACTTCTTCTGCGGTTCGCCGTCGAGATACACATGACCATGAGCCGCTTTAGCCCCCTTCGTGAGTTCGTAGGTCAGCTCGAAGGTCTCTCCCACCTTGGCCCCATCCTTCGGCGAGGTGATCTTGATGTGAGATCCATCCTCCACTTCGGCGAACAGGGAACCGGCCGAGAACATCAGTCCAGCCGCAAACAACATCGCGCAGAATCCTTTCATGTATCGCATCGCATCCTCCTGGTTTCACTCTGTAGATTGTTCATCGCTCACCGTTCATTCTCAGCGCACTTCATTCCTCCGGGACAACCCGACCGCCTGACGGCCCTCTTCTTAGTGGTCGCCATAGCGATCCATCCATTTTCGAATGTGTTCCACCGCTTCAGTCTTTTGTTCCGGCCGGAGGGTCGCATGCCATTCCGCCACCTTGGGCAGGACGCGCTGCATCACACGCTTCTGTTCGGCCTGGTGTCGGTCCATCAACTGAGACAACTTGGCCTGGTCCAGCCGGTTGCTCTGCACCTGAGCGATCACTTCCTCCATAATGGCGTTGTGCTCCTGCTGCGATTCGGCACGGGCCGCCACCATTTCATCCCTCACCGCCATCAACTTCGCCTTCTGCTGGTCGTCCAGATCCAAATGTTTAGCAATCTTGCTCGTCATCCAATCCGCCCGCTCAGCCGGCGTATGGTGCCGATGACAGCCAGCCCCAACCAGCGCTCCGGCCAGAACCAACGTCCCGACGACCACTCTGAATGTGTTCTGCATCCTCATACGCTCCTCCTCCCTGATTGATCTCATGGGCTCAATACTCGAAGGCTACGCGGTAGAGAGCAGGCGTCATCTCAACGCCCAGCTCTCTCAGCTTCTCCTTCATGGGCGTGACACTCCTCTCGTAGGCCTTCCAATACAGGGTTTCATTCTCCCACATGGCCACGTTGATATAGTTGAACCGGCTGTCCGGCTTGAGGCTGTTATGAAAGTGGCCGCTGATGAATCCCTCTTGCTTCGTGATCTGTTCCTTGACGTCCCGCCACCACTGCACAAACTCAGCCTCTTTGTCGGCGGGCACCGAAAACACATTGATCAATGTCACCGGCATCAGGCACCTCCATGACCATCCTCGACCGCGACATCCGCTGACGAGTCACCTACGGTCTGGCGGAAGCAGAGCCCCCGCCAGACCCAATCAGGTTACTGCGCCTTTCGCACGTCGATCACGGTTCCTTCTTCGTTCAACTCGAGCACGATATGCGAACCATCTTCGATCGGTTTGGTCTTGATCTCCATCCGCTCCAGCGGGAATTCCTTGACGCCATCCGGCGTGGCGAGCCTGACCAGATTCTTGTTCGGCCCAGTACGGATCAACTTGCCGAAGATCAGGCGATGGGTCCCGGACTTGGCCTTGTCTTTGCCATGCACGTCGATCACCATGCCTTCTTCATTGATCCAGAGTGACACGCGATCGCCGACCGCTGCATCAGCAGGAGCATACTTCCTCATCAGGGTGTACTGAGCGGCCGGCGTCTTCACATAGACAAGGCCAGACTCAAACTTGGTGACCACCCCATCCGCCTGAATGACATAGCCGGGTTTCGTCCTCGGATGTTCGTCGAAGCTCATCTCCACGGTGAACCGGTTGATGTCGATCATCTTTCCTGCTTCGTTCAACTCGATCGTCACCGGCGCCCCTTCCTCTAAAGCGGACAATTTGGACTTTCCGGTTTGGACATCGATGGCCTTCTCTCCTTCCGGCGTCCACACCTTGATTTCCTTCTTGTCCGACGAGGTATAGACCAGGTTGCCGGTCACGAAGCGATGGGCATGGGGCTTGTCCCCCTTCCGATGGACATCGATCACGGCGTTGTTTTCATTGACCCGCATTTCTACTTCTTCCCCAACCTCGAGATTCTTGGGCGTGAGCGTCGACGCAATTTTCATCGTTCCCCAGGGCGTCTTCACCGTGGTGATCCCGGACTGCACATTCGACACCACCCCGCTGACCTTCATGTGCGTCGCGTTCTTGACCACGCCTTCGGCGGTGAATCCAGAGGCCACTCCCAGGAACAAACTCAACACCAACGAACCAAGAACCATCATAGTGTGTCTCATGATACGACTCCTTTCATTTTTGACTGAGAATTCTTGTCTTGCCTAACCTCTGCACGATGGCCCTCGTCAGACAGCCTGACGTGAAGATGGTGGCCCCTTTGTGATACATCTCGGACAGCAACCTGGTCCCCGCCTCATCGATGAAGGTCACTTCGTGGAGATCGACATGGCATGGGGCCGGTTCGCCGAATTCCCGGTTCAGCCAGCAATTCCGCAATTCTTTGACCCAGGGACCGGCCAACCGTCCGGAAAGTACGAAGATGGTTCCCCGGTTTGTCTTCGACACCGTAATTTTCAACATGGTCGTGGATCTTTTCGTTCATCGAGTACGGCCGGACCGGTACCAGGCCTTCACCATGACGCTCAGAACATGCGCAACGCGAAACTCGCTTCCCGCGCCTTCGTCACCGGAACTGCCGCCCGTTCGCCAAACCAGCGAGCGATCAGACCATCCAGCGACCACTTGCCTCCCCCGACGACCAGCAACGCCAAGCTCATGCCGATCACGAGCAGGTGATATTCGAACCCTTCACCGGCCTGCTGTCCGAACCAGTTCATGAAGAACCCTTGCGGCAAGTGCACGGTCAGGATCGCGCCGAGCATGATGACGATGAAGCTCGCCGCCGTGAACCGCGTGAGCAGGCCCGCGATCAATCCCAGACTGCCGATGGATTCGCCGATGATGACGAGAAACGCGACTAGCC contains:
- a CDS encoding RidA family protein, translated to MSRRNVSTGGPWEAKIGYSRAVRVGQSVQVSGTTAMTGAGLVGKDDPYAQTIQALKTIEAALVQAGASIADVVRTRIYMANIDQWQEVGRAHGEVFGAIRPATTMVEVKRLIDPDMLVEIEADAIIG
- a CDS encoding DNA-3-methyladenine glycosylase 2 family protein, producing the protein MSRLSPEMAHLCRIDPVMKGLIAEVGPYALPLPHRRSPFESLVRAIAYQQLHAKAAECILARFMALCPGRRFPQPSDVLALEPERIREAGFSRAKVAALQDLAVKAIDGTVPTAAVIRRLEDDAIVERLMAVRGIGRWTVEMLLIFQLGRPDVLPVDDFGVRNGFRIAYKKAVMPTPQELLRYGERWRPYRTAAAWYLWRAVDQAKAMRTGALLSKPSTRRISNGRPA
- a CDS encoding SDR family oxidoreductase encodes the protein MMGSLSGKVAIVTGASGGIGKAIALRLAEQGATVVVHYRTRAQQAGDVVAAIQARGGTAWALHADMSRADEARRVVQETVARYGRLDILVNNAGKFSPKSFLETTEADFDALIGLHAKGPYFAMQEASKVLSEQGRIVNITTAGTQLHFHGASAYLGSKRALEQLTKGIAQELAPRGITVNAVSPGITDSGVLTDQYRQIGLQGSPTQRLGLPADIADVVAFLVSEEARWLTGQTIQAGGGIVM
- a CDS encoding SAM-dependent methyltransferase — encoded protein: MSIQLDQTVPFGRSLREYELMFSLSASDRRCRILDCAAGPASFNAELTAAGGTVCSFDPLYQFTGAEIQRQFFSTLDHVIEQVRATPQNWVWTYHRDPEDLRRNRITVMDAFVADYREGRGTDRYVCGSLPALPFERDAFDLALSSHFLFLYSDHFSQTFHLDSVRALMRVAREVRIFPLIALRAERSQHLEPVCNQLQHDGYQVSIEQVGYELQRGGNDMLRVRRP
- a CDS encoding c-type cytochrome, which gives rise to MGTRRVRWVAGMAAGIMVGAMGMAATKVLGDSSAPSPGGSSTTTQAVLLGLEDPAAYIPTDNPQTAKKIELGRILFFDKRLSKTNTVACANCHMPGLAFTDGQAVSMGINRLQGGRSAPTAINRVYSKVQFWDGRAQTLEEQSTGPFVNPVEHGFLDYDEMTAKMKKISGYRKLFEEVFHDEITEKNIGKAIASFQRTLVSGNSPADRFDVGGEEQALTDSAKRGLELFRGKARCTRCHSGFNFSDEKFHNLGIGWDTNSVDLGRYMVTKNPEDIGAFKTPTLREIARTAPYMHDGRFGTLEEVVKFYNQGGISNPHQDNTIIPLELSNGEQQDVVAFLRSLNGEGWQQVAAPIEFPQ
- a CDS encoding MBL fold metallo-hydrolase, with protein sequence MADPHKRLDANRPGNFYVDATCINCDACRQLAPASFEEVGDYSAVVNQPVTAQEVGEAYRALLACPTGSIGTEQSDTLSLNAAKADFPLLVEDEVYYSGYNSEKSFGANSFFVRHPDGNWLIDSPRYLKPLVEAFDRMGGIAYIFLTHEDDVADAARYARRFGAKRIIHRADAHAMPGAEVIIDGSHAQSYGDMFEIIPVPGHTAGSLCLLYRNRFLFTGDHLWWDPETNELNAPQQLVWNADALRRSIATLASYPFEWVLAGHGGRIRLSQQEMRAALDDLIFRRQRVQR
- a CDS encoding hydrogen peroxide-inducible genes activator — its product is MTLTELQYIVALAQERHFGRAAERSFVTQPALSLAIKKLEEELGVAIFERRRNQAVLTPLGEQIVHQAQRVLEEVDHIKLLAAQGKNQLVGALRLGAISTVGPYLLPDLVPLLHKRAPEMPLEIEENLTVNLTAMLKSGKLDVIMIALPFEEPGILVQALYDEPFKAVVPADHRLAKKGTIDPSAMTGERVLLPHAGHCFRHQVLEACPELSRSDSEGLQGNSLETIRQMVASGLGITVMPSSAVTSRHLNKRLTVLEFTKPVPERRIALAWRKGFARPAVMTAIQDAVGMLKIAGLEPIPATA